A segment of the Longimicrobiales bacterium genome:
ATCACCGCACCCGGCAACCGTGCGTTAGTTCGGGATCAGGAACGCGATGACCAGTGCGAACAGCGCCGCGCCCTCGATCAGCGCCGCGAGAATGATCGCCGCCGTCTGGATGTTGCCGGCGATCTCCGGCTGACGCGCCATGCCCTCCGTCATCTTCGAGCCGATCAGGCCGATGCCGAGACCGGCGCCGACAACC
Coding sequences within it:
- the atpE gene encoding ATP synthase F0 subunit C; this translates as VVGAGLGIGLIGSKMTEGMARQPEIAGNIQTAAIILAALIEGAALFALVIAFLIPN